A part of Emys orbicularis isolate rEmyOrb1 chromosome 13, rEmyOrb1.hap1, whole genome shotgun sequence genomic DNA contains:
- the LOC135887692 gene encoding E3 ubiquitin-protein ligase TRIM39-like, producing the protein MAFAHPLKKLLEEVVCPICLDFFNDPVSIDCGHNFCRFCITEYYDKWEIEEKGVFCPQCRKKFRKEKCKTNWQLASMVENIKQLGIRPENLKKQIVCRQHKDTLKLFCEDDVGVVCDKTQEHRSHTLVPIEEAAEDYKVKLQKDIELLKKAMEEISKLESRERNKPQDWKERVKCQRQRILSEFEKLQLLVNEKKKHFLQRLEEEEETLQRLNKNIAKLSQQSSSLKKLFTEIEEKCQQPAAELLKDVKGTLARSEQVRLQEPELIAAELKDAYRVPGMMEVLREFTVDVTLDPDTAHPNLVLSEDRKHVRFGDIRQDLPDNPERYDTYPELLGTEGFRGGRHYWEVEVGEKIHWILGVCRESGSRKGQITASPGNGYWTVSLRNDVYEALTSASTSIPIRTRPSHVGIFLDCEAGEVSFYNVTDKSHLFTFTDTFSGMLRPYFFTGYNAGGKNTAPLIICPVPAQARRNLCP; encoded by the exons ATGGCCTTTGCCCACCCTCTCAAGAAATTACTGGAAGAAGTGGTCTGTCCCATCTGTCTGGATTTTTTCAACGATCCAGTAAGCATAGACTGTGGACACAACTTCTGCCGATTTTGTATCACAGAATACTATGACAAGTGGGAAATTGAAGAAAAGGGAGTTTTCTGTCCACAGTGCAGGAAAAAATTCAGGAAAGAGAAATGCAAGACCAACTGGCAGCTTGCCAGCATGGTAGAAAATATCAAACAATTAGGGATAAGACCTGAAAACCTGAAAAAGCAGATAGTCTGCAGGCAGCACAAGGACACACTAAAGCTGTTCTGTGAAGATGATGTTGGTGTGGTTTGTGACAAAACCCAGGAGCACAGATCTCACACTCTGGTTCCCATCGAGGAGGCTGCTGAGGATTACAAG GTGAAACTCCAAAAAGACATTGAGCTTCTGAAGAAAGCGATGGAGGAGATTTCAAAGCTGGAATCCAGAGAGCGGAATAAACCACAAGACTGGAAA GAAAGAGTAAAGTGTCAGAGACAGCGAATCTTGTCGGAATTTGAAAAACTACAACTGTTGGTGAATGAAAAAAAGAAACACTTTCTCCAaagactggaggaggaggaggagactctGCAGAGGCTAAATAAAAATATAGCCAAACTCTCCCAGCAAAGCTCCTCTCTGAAGAAGCTGTTCACAGAGATAGAGGAGAAGTGTCAGCAACCAGCTGCTGAGCTGCTGAAG GATGTAAAGGGCACACTGGCCAG GAGTGAGCAGGTGAGGCTGCAGGAACCAGAGCTCATTGCTGCTGAACTGAAGGATGCGTACAGAGTCCCTGGCATGATGGAAGTGCTGCGGGAATTCACAG TGGATGTGACTCTCGATCCAGACACAGCTCATCCCAACCTTGTCCTGTCTGAGGATCGGAAACATGTAAGATTCGGAGACATTCGGCAGGATCTGCCTGACAATCCTGAGAGATATGATACTTACCCTGAACTTCTGGGCACTGAGGGATTTAGAGGTGGGAGGCattactgggaggtggaggtgggagaaaaaATCCACTGGATTCTGGGGGTTTGTAGGGAATctgggagcaggaaggggcagaTCACAGCATCACCTGGGAATGGATACTGGACAGTGTCTCTGAGGAATGATGTCTATGAGGccctcacctccgcctccacctCTATCCCCATAAGAACTAGGCCCAGCCACGTGGGGATTTTCCTGGACTGTGAGGCAGGTGAGGTCTCATTTTACAATGTGACTGACAAGTCCCATCTCTTCACTTTCACTGACACGTTCTCCGGGATGCTCCGCCCTTATTTCTTCACTGGTTACAATGCTGGGGGTAAAAACACAGCTCCCTTGATAATCTGCCCAGTTCCAGCTCAGGCCAGAAGGAATCTCTGTCCCTGA